The Ignavibacteriales bacterium sequence TATGAAATTGGTCAAATGCTTCATATAAAACACTTTTATTAGCATTTAGAACTTTTTTATATTCATTTTTAATATATTTCAGGTTTAACGATTCGGCATTAATAAACAAGTCAAAATCTATTGACCGCCGATGCCCCAGTTGTAATGCTATAGCTGTACCGCCAACTAAATAAAAGTCCTTTTTGAATTTTTTTATAAACGGGAGCAATTCAACTTGTGATGGTAGAAGTATTTCTTTGTGCATGCCTGTTGAAATAAAGTGTAAAATAATTTTTTACTTTGGGCAAGTAGCTATTTCTTTCTCTACTGCTTTGTTTAAAGAATATTTCAGCTGTTTTTTTGAAACCGATTAGCTCGAACATTTTTTTTACATCATTAAGTGTTCCATAGTTTAATATGGTCTCTATTAAAAATTCAAGACTGATTCTTTCCTTTGCTTCTTCTTTTATATACCAAAATAAATCCTTGTGATCTCTAATAAATGTCTTCAGCTCAGGAGAATTTTCTTTTTGTTCTCTTATCATTAGACTATCGTTATTATCTTAATCTTATGCAAAAACAATTAAAAATATCTGCAAGTTCTATCCGGTATTGTATTATCATGTTGCATTTTTCTTCAATTCTAAATTTAACTTTACATTGTAATAATTCGTGTCTCTTTATTCCCAACCGTCTGTTATAATCTTACCTGCTTGAACTTGTTCACTTAGAAGGCAATGCTTAAAGTTCTTTATCAATATAGGCGGGTCAGAAATAAAATAATCGTTGTTGATGCCGTTTTCAGTAAAGATGTTTTGGATGTTGAGCATACCGTCAACGTTTTCATGGTAAATTTTTGTTACACAGAGTTCCTGAGAGTTAGCACGGAGCTTCACAAAGCATCATCAAGTTTTAGTAGCCAATAATTATTAAAATAGAAACAAGAAATGTTCTTACGTTAATTAACTAATGAATTTATCCTGCCGTTAAAAATATCGTCTGCAATAACTGAAAGATCATTTTTAAAATGAATTGGGTCGGGTTTATTAATCCATTTAATAAGATTCAACTTATCAACCGGGAAAGAGCTAAGGATTTCAAAAATTGAAACAGGGTCAACTCCAGCTTCTTTATTTTTTGCTTCAGAAATAATCTCTTTAAAGTTGCACTTAAAATTTTTACAAATAATCCAGATATCGACAATATCCTTCGGTTCGAATCTGTAAAGAGCGGAAAATTTATTGGATAAAATGTTCCTTAGGCTATCGATTTTCCCAAGCACTGCGTCAAAATAAAACTCATCATAGTGCGGAGCAACATCGTTAACCAAATCAATTTTTAATTCGAGGTCAGCTTTTGAGATGTATACCTGCATAAAATTGTTTGATCGATTGAGCTTTTGTTTATCGATGATGAAGTTAAGTTTAGTTTGTGAATCGGCTAATTTATTAAAAATGATATTACAATACTCACTAAAACTGCTATCATCATTAACAAATAAATCGAGATCATCGGAATAACGGTGCTTAAAATAAATGCGGCTAAGAGGCGTACCACCTGTTAGATAAAATGGTAGTTTTAATTCTCTTAATATATTCAGAATCCCATCCTGAAAGGGGTAAAGGCTCTTTATATAAAATTCGTCGGATTCGTTCATATCTATCCTTTAATTCATTGCTTCTCAATCTATTTACTGAACCGGAAACTAATATCTTCTTCAATAAATCAATTCCCAAAATGTCCAGAAGATCAAACCAACTTAATCTTTCGAGCATACGATTAATTATCAGATCAAATTCATATTTATCAATAACATCAAATTGCATGTCCACAACATTATTCAAAGGGAGTAGATCAATATTATAATCCCAGAATATTTTTTTTAGAGTGTTGTATTTTTCTTCTATTGACATGGGTTAATTACTATTTTCTGTGTTTGAAAAAAGGATGGCTCCATATACAAAACTTTGTTATACTTATGCTACTATAGTAGTTTCCTTGCTAAGTCTGGCTCCAAGTCCATCAGCCAATATTACTACTTTCATAATTTATTTATCATTTATAAAAAATTTTGTTTTTTAGTAATTGTTCAGAAGCCAGAATAATAAAAAGTGAAACGACAAAGGTCAAACGGGAGAAGATGCTACAGATGAAACCGCAGTTAAAAAAGTGTTGGTGTCTCAAGCTCTTCGATGTACGGTTTTAACTCATTTTCAAATTTATTTATTACTAAATTTTTGATGTTTATAAAAATATTGTAAATATCCTGCAGTTTATAATATAATTGATTAATTGCCGTTATATTATCATCAAACGAATTACTGTATTCATGCAAAAATTCATTACGTAGCTTTCTTAGGTATAGCCATGAATCTTTTGATTCCAGTAAATGTAGTTGTTCTAATCTATTAAGTATATCAAGAAATGACATTTTGTTTATATCTTCAGCAAGCATCAGAAGTACAGCGCTAAATAAACGTTCACCCATCGCATCTTGTAATTTGAAAAATCTGTAGATAAACTGATCAAGTGTTCTGATGTCAGTTTCAGATAATGAATTGTACTTTTCGGCATTAAGAGGAATAGTAGTTTTAAGATCTTTTACTGCAGAGCTTAGCCTTTTAATATGCGTATTACATTCTTTTAAGGCTTCGTATAATTTTGTAATTGCCATTTTCACAATCTGATACCTGTTGATTCAGCAATTTTAAATATAGGTTTTACAATAGCTTTGGGGTGGTTAATAATCACGTCAATTTTTTGCTCGCCTAGTAATTTTTCAAGTTTTATTAAATACTTAATTTTTTTATCCAACAGGTTTTCTTTATTTAAGCATTTAAGGTAAATATCAATATCCCCGCCTTTCAGCGTATCATCAACTCGGCTACCGAAGATAAATATTTCGGTATCTTCGCCAAAAATTTCTTTAGCAGTATTCTTTATTATTCCTTTTTCAAATTCATTTAAGCGCATAAGCTAACAAGTGTTGAGCACTATTTAGTTCTAAATTTTGAGCCTGCCTGACGGTAGGCAAGTGTTTAGTCTTATTCAGTGTTGAGTTTTTAGTGTTTAGTCTTGAGTTAAGAATTTAAGAATAACAACTAATTAAGTTTTAAGTCCCGATTCTCGGGTTCTACGCTTTGCTAAGATTTTGAGTATTCCGTATTGAGCTATATCAGTTTAACATTGCGGTCAAGTAGTAATTGTAATAATTTTTTCCTTCACATTATTGAGTTCATCTTTAAATGCGCCCATAAGAAGATCATAAATATTTTGTATTTCATAAGGTAAATAATCGTGTACAATCCGATTTCTGATATCCCGCATATCTACCCAGATTTCTACTGCTGATATTATCTTTTGCTTTTCCATATTTAAAAGCAGATCCCTATAAGTATCAGACGAAAATGTATACAGGTAATATTCATATGTTTTAAAAAATTTAATACAAGTTTCTACTGCTCTGATAAACCTGTCAGATAAAGCATCATAAGGCTCAAGCTCTTTAGGGTTATATTTTTTGTTTATAATATATTTTTCAAGACCGATAAGTGACGCTTCAACTAAACCAATAGAAGATATAACTTTCTGTTTGGAGTTTTCAAACAAAATCTTATAGTTATTTTTCATTTTATTCTTACTGGTTTAATAGTATTGATAAAAGCTTTTTGTTCTTCAGTTAGATTTTCTTTGTTTAAAACCAGTACATCAATTTTTTCTTCACATTCCATAAAGAATTTGCGGCTGATTTTTCTGGATAAATCCAGGCTATTTTGGGTTGAAAAGATCAGTATATCAATATCTCCGCCTTTTTTTAAGGAATTTAATCGGGAGCCAAATAAATATACCTCCTCAGTAATATCCTTTATAGCATACAATAGTGCACGTTTTTCTGCAGCATCTATTCTTATATTTTCTAGCATACCCATCTATTTGTTAGCAATACCAATAAAGTTATAAGAAAGGAAACAAAATAAGAAGTTTTTAGTTTTGAGCCTGCCTGACCTGCCTGACGCCTGCCCGCGGTAGGCAGGGTAGGTAGGCGGTAGGCAAGTGTTTAGTTTTTAGTTAAAGACTAATAACAAAAAGTAAAAATGATTTATTAGGCTTTAAAAATATTACCAGATTTCACACCATTTTTTTCAAATGCATTCCGGGTATCAACAATCAAATTTGAGTTATCGGCTATGAACTTATAATCATAAGAAGAATGATCGGTGCTTAAAACAATCAGGTCGTAGGTTTTCAGATTTTCTTTTGTAAGATCAACCGATTGTAAATCATAATTATATTTTCTTGTCTTGTACAATTTAGGAACGAAAGGGTCATTATAACTAACATCAGCACCCTGCTCAGCAAATATTTCTATCAGCTTTAAGGTTGGTGATTCGCGCATATCATCAATATCTTTTTTGTATGCAGCTCCAAGGATAAGAACCTTAGAACCATTAAGGGATTTCTTAAATTTATTTAATACTTCTGATGACTTTTCCACAACGTAGTATGGCTGTAAAGTATTTATCTCACCTGCAAGCTCTATAAACTTAGTATTGATGTCGTATTCCCGCGCTTTCCATGTTAAATAGAAAGGGTCTATTGGAATACAATGTCCACCTAACCCTGGTCCAGGATAAAAAGGATGAAAACCAAATGGCTTTGTCTTAGCAGCTTCAATAACTTCCCAAACATCAATATCCATTCTGTCAAATACCATTTTAAGTTCATTCACCAGCGCAATATTAACAGAGCGATAAATATTTTCTAATAGCTTTGTAGCTTCTGCTGCTCTGGTAGAACTTACCGGTACAGTCTTAACAATTATTTTATCATATAATGCTTTAGCGATTTCCAAACACTTAGGAGTAACGCCTCCCACTACTTTGGGAATCGTTCCTGTTGTAAAATCAGGATTGTTGGGATCTTCACGTTCGGGACTAAATGCCAAATAAAAATCCACACCTACATTGAATGTTGAGTTTTTAGTTTTTAGTTTTGAGTTTTGACTTTCCTCAAACATCGGCAGAAGAATTTCATCTGTTGTTCCGGGATAAGTTGAAGATTCCAATACGACCAATTGCCCCTTTCTTAAGTACTGAGCAATTACTTTACCGGAATTAACAATATAACTTACATCTGGCTCGCGGTGTTCATCAAGAGGAGTTGGAACACAGATAATAATCGCATCCACTTCCGGTAAAAGCGAAAAATTTGTTGTTGCAGAAAAGAATCCACTCGATATGGCAGTTTTAATCCGCTCTTCACTTATATGCTTTATATAAGATTTACCCTTTGATAAAATCTCGGGTTTCTTCGGATCGAGATCGAATCCGATAACTTTAAATTTCTTGTTTACAAATTCCAGGGCTAAAGGCAAGCCAACATAACCAAGTCCAATAATGCCAATAACGGCAGATGTGTTGTTGATTTTTTCTAATAGTGTCATAATAATTATGAAGGTTTAATTCTAAATGTTAAATGAAAATATTAGTTACTCTTTGAACTTTTCTTGGGATATTTTAACAATAGAAGTTTGTTCCGGATACAGCTTCGCCATGTGAGTCACAATTTTGGATTTACATATATAATAAATAATAGAACGAACTGATTACAAAAGACCCCTTTAAATTCGGAGTGTATTTCACAAAATCTTTTTGGGGGATACGGGTTATAAAAATATTTGGTTAATATCACCCCAATATGTTTTTTGCAAACTTAAGATATTAAAAAAAAACTAAAATGGAAATTTTTTTTAAATAAATAATGATTTTTGTTTAATAACCTCTTTTTAATACTTTTTCAAAATCAGCTTTAGCCATTAATTTTACAAGGTCTTCAAATTTTGTTTTTGCCTTCCATCCTAATAATTCATTAGCTTTTGTTGCATCACCGATAAGCAATTCCACTTCTGTCGGTCTGTAATAACCGGGTGATACTTCTACAACCACATCTCCAGATTGCAGATTGCGGGTTGCGGATTGCGGATTTGAAAAATTGGAACCGCCTACCCCTGATTTCTGACTTCTGATTTCTGACTTCTGTTTAATGACTTCTTTTACAATTCCTTTTTCATTTTCATTTTCACCAATCCACGTAAGTTCAATTCCCAATTCTCTAAATGACAGCTCTGTAAATTCGCGTACTGTATGAGTCTCACCAGTAGCAAGCACAAAATCTTCAGCTTTTTCATGCTGTAAAATCCGCCACATGCCTTCACAAAATTCCGGAGCAAAACCCCAATCACGTTTTGCATTTAGATTACCCAAAACAAGTTTATCTTGTAAACCTAAAATAATCCTTGCAGCAGCGCGGGTAATTTTTCTTGTTACAAAAGTTTCACCTCTTCTTGGCGATTCGTGATTGAATAAAATTCCATTGCAGGCAAAAAGATTATATGCTTCGCGATAATTAACTATTATCCAATAGCCAAAAAGTTTTGCTACCCCATAAGGTGAGCGGGGATAAAAAGGAGTTGTTTCTTTTTGCGGCACTTCCTGCACTTTACCAAAAAGCTCGCTTGTAGAAGCCTGATATAATTTTGTTTCTTTTCCTAATCCCACTTCTCTTATGGCATCTAAAAATCGCAATGTCCCAAGTGCATCCACCTGTGCTGTGTAATCAGGAATTTCGAAAGATACTTTTACATGGCTTTGCGCACCCAGGTTATAAATTTCGTGCGGAGCAATTTTTTCCAATATCCTATTTAAATTGCTTGTATCAACCAGGTCTCCGTAATGAAGAAATAATGTTTTATTTACAATCTCAGGATTATTATAAAGGTGATCGATCCTTCCGGTATTAAAAGAACTGCTCCTTCTGATTATTCCATGAACTTCGTAACCTTTCTCCAACAAGATTTCCGCAAGATAGCTTCCATCCTGCCCGGTAATGCCGGTTATGAGTGCTTTTTTCATTAATACCTCCGAGCAAAAATTAGTAATAATAACATTCTTTTTATATCACATTTTTATGTGATACAGAAACCTACCCTTACCCAAAGAAGAACTTAATACACAGAAATTGCTACTCATCATTTTTATGTACTTGTTCTACTTTATGTTTACCAAAAACCATTTATAAGCTTTTTCTATTCCGTCTTTCAAATTGGTTTTGTGCTGCCAGCCTAAATTGTTGAGTCTTGTTACATCAAGAAGTTTTCTGGGAGTACCATCCGGTTTTGCTGCATCAAATACAATTTTTCCATTATACCCAACCACTTCAGAAATTATCTTAGCTAATTCTTTAATCGTTAGATCGATACCTGTCCCGATGTTAATGTGAGAAATTCCATTCTCATATAAATCAGCAGCGTTTACTTTTTGCATAATATAATAAACAGCTTCTGCCAGGTCTTCTACATAAAGAAATTCTCTTCTAGGATTCCCGGTTCCCCACACTACTACCGATTGCTGATTGTGGATTGCTGCTTGCTGATTAATTTTGGCTTCGTGAAATTTCCTTATTAGAGCTGGAAGTACATGCGATGTTTCCAGATTGAAGTTATCATTTGGTCCGTAAAGATTAGTTGGCATAACTGAAATAAAATTACTGCCAAATTGTTTATAATAACTTTCGCATAATTTAATTCCGGCAATTTTTGCTATCGCATAAGGTTCATTTGTATATTCAAGTTTATCTGATAAAAGATATTCTTCCTTTAAAGGTTGAGGTGCCAGCTTGGGATAAATACACGAGCTGCCAAGAAACAAAAGTTTTTCAGCTCCATTCTGGTGAGCAGCGTGAATTAAATTAGATTCAATCATCAGGTTTTCATAAATGAACTGTGCACGGTAAGTATTATTGGCAAGTATTCCACCGACTTTTGCTGCGGCAATAATTACTAATTCTGGTTTTTCTATTTCAAAGAATTTTTCTACCTGATCCTGGCGGATAAGATTTAATTCATTCAATTCCTTTGTAACAATATTTTTGCAGCCTTCCGACAAGAACTTTCTATAAATGGCAGAGCCAACCATTCCACGGTGACCAGCAACATAGATTTTTTTGTTTTTCATAATTACCTTAAATTAAGCACGCGGTAAATATAACTAATTCCAAATTATAATTCTGATAGCGGGGAATTTGAAATATTTGCCTTTTACATAAAAATCTTTTTAATAATTGACGTTAAGGGCATTATCCCGATTGCTTCATTTATAATTTTCAATTATAATAACAGATAAAAAATCTTTGTTAGAATATTCACATTCCGGAGAAAAATTTTGAAGAAAGTTATTTCAGTTGTTGGTGCCCGCCCAAATTTTATGAAAGTAGCACCAATTCATAAAGCATTTGAAAAATTAAAAATGAAAAATGAAAAATTAGAAATTGAACACCTGATTTGTCATACCGGGCAACATTATGATGAAAAGATGTCTAAAATATTTTTTGATGACCTGGAACTGCCACAACCTCATTTTTATTTAGGAGTTGGTTCTGGTTCTCATGCAGAACAAACTGCTAAAGTTATGATCGAATTTGAAAAAGTTCTTCTGGCAGAAAAACCTGACCTGGTGATTGTTGTTGGAGATGTTAATTCAACAATTGCGTGTACTTTAGTTGCTTCAAAATTAAATATTAAAACTGCGCACGTAGAAGCCGGGTTAAGAAGTTTTGATAGAGAGATGCCAGAAGAAATCAACAGGCTGCTTACGGATTCCATAGCCGATTTTCTTTTTGTAACAGAAAAAACTGGAATAATAAATTTAAAACACGAAGGGGTGCCCGACGAAAAAGTTTTTTTTACTGGCAATGTAATGATTGACAGCCTTGTTAATTATTTACCTAAAACTGAAAAGTCTAATATTATTAAAGAACATCATTTGGAAAAAGGAAAATATATTCTTGTCACTCTACATCGCCCGAGTAATGTTGATACTAAAGAAGGACTTGAAGCATTATTGAATATGCTTAATACCGTAGCAAACAAACGCAATCTTCTTTTCCCGATTCATCCACGTACTAAATCCAATATGCAAAAATTTGGATTGGATGATCTGCTAAGTGAGAATATAATCCTGACCGAACCAATCGGTTATATAGATTTTCTTGCTCTTACAAAAGATGCTGAATTGATAATCACTGATAGCGGCGGTATCCAGGAAGAAAGCACTTTCCTTGGTGTTCAATGTATAACTGTCCGGAATAATACTGAGCGCCCAATAACTGTTGAAGTTGGTACCAATCAATTAGTCGGAACTGATTTAAAGAAAGTAGAAAAAGCTGCTCTTGAAATCCTTGATGGGAAAATTAAAAAAGGGACAATTCCAGAATTATGGGACGGGAAAGCTGCGGAAAGAATTACTAAGATAATTGTAGATCATTTAATTTCTTAATCATCAAATCTTGCTTGTTGGCTATAAGTAAGTGCAAAATGAAAATGAAGTAAAATTCCAAATAACAAATTGCAAATATGCTTCAATCTTCAAGATCCAATCCCCAAAAAGTTTTTGTAATTTTGTTGTTGGTATTTAGAAATTATTTGTTATTTATGTTTTGGTATTTGTTATTTTATTTTATCTGGCACTTCTTTTTTCCTTCTTGCCTTTAGTAAATCCTTAAACTATTTTTATTCTCAGAATATTCTATACATCGAGGAGTAAATGAAAAAAGTTTTCTTTCTTTCAGTCATTTTCCTAACAATTTCTAATTTTCTTTTGCCACAAAAGAAAGCTATGACTATTGATGATCTTTGGGCAATGAAAAGAGTTGGCGATATTTCACTTTCACCTGATGGAAATACAATCGCATTCGCTTTAACCGCATATGATATGGAAAAGAATAAAGGGAACACTGATATACGGCTGATTGGTTCGGATGGTAAAAATTTAAGAACATTAAAGAACTCAGAAAAGAATGAAGCCCAGCCAAAATTTTCTCCAGATGGAAAAAGAATTGTTTATACTCTTGAAGATCAAATTTGGTACTGCAACATTGATGGATCTGACGATAAACAATTAACTGATCTTTATACCGGAGCTTCCGGATTGGTCTGGTTAAAAGATGGAAGTAAATTTCTTTTTGTTTCTTCTGTTTATCCAGAATGCGAAGATCAGAACTGCAACAAAACAAAAGACAAAGCAAAAGAAGATAGTAAAGTTAAAGCAAGCATTTTTACTGAACTAATGTTCCGGCATTGGGATAACTGGAGAGGAGAAAAACGAAGTCATTTATTCCTGATGGAATTAAATAAGAAAAATTACGTTGACCTGATGCTCAATTCCAAATCAGATTGCCCTCCGCTTGCACTTGGCAGCTCTAACGATTATAACTTTTCCCCAGATGGTAATGAAGTTGTCTTTACAATGAATGAAG is a genomic window containing:
- the wecB gene encoding UDP-N-acetylglucosamine 2-epimerase (non-hydrolyzing); amino-acid sequence: MKKVISVVGARPNFMKVAPIHKAFEKLKMKNEKLEIEHLICHTGQHYDEKMSKIFFDDLELPQPHFYLGVGSGSHAEQTAKVMIEFEKVLLAEKPDLVIVVGDVNSTIACTLVASKLNIKTAHVEAGLRSFDREMPEEINRLLTDSIADFLFVTEKTGIINLKHEGVPDEKVFFTGNVMIDSLVNYLPKTEKSNIIKEHHLEKGKYILVTLHRPSNVDTKEGLEALLNMLNTVANKRNLLFPIHPRTKSNMQKFGLDDLLSENIILTEPIGYIDFLALTKDAELIITDSGGIQEESTFLGVQCITVRNNTERPITVEVGTNQLVGTDLKKVEKAALEILDGKIKKGTIPELWDGKAAERITKIIVDHLIS
- a CDS encoding nucleotidyltransferase domain-containing protein; translated protein: MLENIRIDAAEKRALLYAIKDITEEVYLFGSRLNSLKKGGDIDILIFSTQNSLDLSRKISRKFFMECEEKIDVLVLNKENLTEEQKAFINTIKPVRIK
- a CDS encoding nucleotidyltransferase domain-containing protein, with product MRLNEFEKGIIKNTAKEIFGEDTEIFIFGSRVDDTLKGGDIDIYLKCLNKENLLDKKIKYLIKLEKLLGEQKIDVIINHPKAIVKPIFKIAESTGIRL
- a CDS encoding nucleotidyl transferase AbiEii/AbiGii toxin family protein, with the protein product MHKEILLPSQVELLPFIKKFKKDFYLVGGTAIALQLGHRRSIDFDLFINAESLNLKYIKNEYKKVLNANKSVLYEAFDQFHIKINDVKITFFTYPYPVKADLEFESICRMPDLLELV
- a CDS encoding nucleotidyl transferase AbiEii/AbiGii toxin family protein, yielding MNESDEFYIKSLYPFQDGILNILRELKLPFYLTGGTPLSRIYFKHRYSDDLDLFVNDDSSFSEYCNIIFNKLADSQTKLNFIIDKQKLNRSNNFMQVYISKADLELKIDLVNDVAPHYDEFYFDAVLGKIDSLRNILSNKFSALYRFEPKDIVDIWIICKNFKCNFKEIISEAKNKEAGVDPVSIFEILSSFPVDKLNLIKWINKPDPIHFKNDLSVIADDIFNGRINSLVN
- a CDS encoding nucleotide sugar dehydrogenase, which produces MTLLEKINNTSAVIGIIGLGYVGLPLALEFVNKKFKVIGFDLDPKKPEILSKGKSYIKHISEERIKTAISSGFFSATTNFSLLPEVDAIIICVPTPLDEHREPDVSYIVNSGKVIAQYLRKGQLVVLESSTYPGTTDEILLPMFEESQNSKLKTKNSTFNVGVDFYLAFSPEREDPNNPDFTTGTIPKVVGGVTPKCLEIAKALYDKIIVKTVPVSSTRAAEATKLLENIYRSVNIALVNELKMVFDRMDIDVWEVIEAAKTKPFGFHPFYPGPGLGGHCIPIDPFYLTWKAREYDINTKFIELAGEINTLQPYYVVEKSSEVLNKFKKSLNGSKVLILGAAYKKDIDDMRESPTLKLIEIFAEQGADVSYNDPFVPKLYKTRKYNYDLQSVDLTKENLKTYDLIVLSTDHSSYDYKFIADNSNLIVDTRNAFEKNGVKSGNIFKA
- the gmd gene encoding GDP-mannose 4,6-dehydratase, with amino-acid sequence MKKALITGITGQDGSYLAEILLEKGYEVHGIIRRSSSFNTGRIDHLYNNPEIVNKTLFLHYGDLVDTSNLNRILEKIAPHEIYNLGAQSHVKVSFEIPDYTAQVDALGTLRFLDAIREVGLGKETKLYQASTSELFGKVQEVPQKETTPFYPRSPYGVAKLFGYWIIVNYREAYNLFACNGILFNHESPRRGETFVTRKITRAAARIILGLQDKLVLGNLNAKRDWGFAPEFCEGMWRILQHEKAEDFVLATGETHTVREFTELSFRELGIELTWIGENENEKGIVKEVIKQKSEIRSQKSGVGGSNFSNPQSATRNLQSGDVVVEVSPGYYRPTEVELLIGDATKANELLGWKAKTKFEDLVKLMAKADFEKVLKRGY
- a CDS encoding nucleotidyltransferase substrate binding protein, translated to MKNNYKILFENSKQKVISSIGLVEASLIGLEKYIINKKYNPKELEPYDALSDRFIRAVETCIKFFKTYEYYLYTFSSDTYRDLLLNMEKQKIISAVEIWVDMRDIRNRIVHDYLPYEIQNIYDLLMGAFKDELNNVKEKIITITT
- a CDS encoding GDP-L-fucose synthase, giving the protein MKNKKIYVAGHRGMVGSAIYRKFLSEGCKNIVTKELNELNLIRQDQVEKFFEIEKPELVIIAAAKVGGILANNTYRAQFIYENLMIESNLIHAAHQNGAEKLLFLGSSCIYPKLAPQPLKEEYLLSDKLEYTNEPYAIAKIAGIKLCESYYKQFGSNFISVMPTNLYGPNDNFNLETSHVLPALIRKFHEAKINQQAAIHNQQSVVVWGTGNPRREFLYVEDLAEAVYYIMQKVNAADLYENGISHINIGTGIDLTIKELAKIISEVVGYNGKIVFDAAKPDGTPRKLLDVTRLNNLGWQHKTNLKDGIEKAYKWFLVNIK